A single window of Chitinivibrionia bacterium DNA harbors:
- a CDS encoding flagellar biosynthetic protein FliO, giving the protein MKNLLLVILCTLFLSFTVFAQQQNVDNFDMNRLSELAGGDAVDLFDADMSPQFGGGNQESMGIILLRIVGSLALVLAIVAAAAWGVRKSGIFGKGIAAATSQTPSMSVLEALATGQGGAILLLRCEGQVFLVGQTPTNYTLLRELDAASAQKIIESKGGDVSMATFKNSLANFMQNVKIQKASAVPTGRKV; this is encoded by the coding sequence ATGAAAAATTTATTGCTTGTTATACTTTGTACATTATTTCTTTCCTTTACAGTTTTTGCGCAACAACAAAACGTCGATAACTTCGATATGAACCGCTTATCCGAACTTGCAGGCGGAGATGCCGTGGACTTGTTTGATGCCGATATGTCGCCGCAATTCGGTGGCGGTAATCAGGAGAGTATGGGCATAATACTTCTTCGCATAGTCGGCTCGCTTGCGCTTGTTTTGGCTATTGTGGCGGCGGCGGCTTGGGGTGTGCGTAAGTCGGGGATTTTCGGCAAGGGTATTGCGGCGGCGACGAGCCAAACACCGTCTATGAGCGTTTTGGAAGCTTTGGCAACGGGGCAGGGCGGCGCGATTTTGCTTTTGCGTTGCGAAGGTCAAGTGTTTTTGGTGGGGCAAACGCCGACGAACTACACGCTTCTGCGGGAATTGGACGCGGCTTCGGCGCAAAAAATCATAGAAAGCAAAGGCGGCGACGTTTCAATGGCAACTTTCAAAAATTCGCTCGCTAATTTTATGCAAAACGTTAAAATTCAGAAAGCGTCGGCAGTTCCTACGGGGCGCAAAGTATGA
- the fliP gene encoding flagellar type III secretion system pore protein FliP (The bacterial flagellar biogenesis protein FliP forms a type III secretion system (T3SS)-type pore required for flagellar assembly.) → MKKIIPFILLLVGFASAQVMPSLNISMGEAQSPQEVATALQVVFLVSILALAPSILVMMTSFVRIIIVFSFIRRAIGLQTTPPDQVLVGLALFLTFYIMSPVFTQINDNALQPYLAEQITWQEGLEVAGDPIKRFMLRQVYENDVALFLRVAGRPAPATAMDIGFDVLIPAFMISELKTAFIFGFIIYLPFLVVDMVVASVLLSMGMMMLPPTVISLPFKVILFVLIDGWNLIVRQLVGSFL, encoded by the coding sequence ATAAAAAAAATAATTCCCTTTATACTTCTTTTGGTGGGATTTGCCTCGGCGCAGGTTATGCCGTCGCTGAATATTTCTATGGGCGAAGCGCAAAGTCCGCAAGAAGTGGCGACCGCGCTTCAAGTGGTGTTTTTGGTGTCTATTTTGGCTCTTGCGCCGTCGATACTTGTTATGATGACCTCGTTTGTGCGCATAATAATAGTGTTTTCGTTTATTCGCCGCGCCATAGGTTTGCAGACTACGCCTCCCGACCAAGTTTTGGTGGGTTTGGCGCTCTTTTTGACTTTTTACATAATGTCGCCTGTTTTCACGCAAATAAACGATAACGCATTACAGCCCTATTTGGCGGAGCAAATCACGTGGCAGGAAGGTTTGGAGGTGGCAGGCGACCCGATTAAAAGATTTATGCTTCGTCAGGTTTACGAAAACGACGTTGCTCTGTTTTTGCGAGTGGCAGGCAGACCCGCGCCCGCAACGGCTATGGACATCGGCTTCGACGTGTTAATTCCCGCATTTATGATAAGCGAACTGAAAACGGCGTTTATATTCGGCTTTATAATTTACCTGCCGTTTTTGGTGGTGGATATGGTGGTGGCGAGCGTGCTGCTTTCTATGGGTATGATGATGCTTCCGCCGACGGTAATTTCGTTGCCGTTTAAAGTAATTTTGTTCGTCTTGATAGACGGCTGGAACCTCATCGTAAGACAGCTTGTCGGCTCGTTTCTCTGA
- a CDS encoding ABC transporter permease, with the protein MDFLTIFNYELKSLVKSTKSTVLSLAIVSLFWGIFFSLNIFSNDGSGFALVWLLFFALLASAGFAGISFVRERLSGSWEILIASGIERKTIFLAKFIFAQTASFIWGAATLLIAVSAAVFLWDFSVEVSLIFILAVFFFAALSVNAITAYFTIINVNPRAIQLMNFAVMTLLSMMIFAIDSTNLAGKATILAILSAPAVLLLLLVPKALYDDRIVQKVVY; encoded by the coding sequence ATGGATTTTTTAACAATATTTAATTATGAATTAAAATCGCTCGTAAAAAGCACGAAATCCACCGTTCTTTCGCTTGCGATTGTCTCGCTTTTTTGGGGAATTTTCTTTTCGTTAAACATTTTTTCCAACGACGGAAGCGGTTTTGCGCTTGTATGGCTTCTGTTTTTCGCCCTTTTGGCAAGTGCAGGATTTGCAGGAATTTCGTTTGTGCGGGAGCGTTTAAGCGGTTCGTGGGAAATACTTATTGCAAGCGGAATTGAACGTAAAACCATATTTTTGGCGAAATTTATTTTTGCACAGACCGCGTCATTTATTTGGGGTGCGGCAACGCTTTTAATTGCTGTATCTGCGGCGGTTTTTTTGTGGGATTTCAGCGTGGAGGTTTCGTTAATATTTATTCTTGCGGTTTTCTTTTTCGCCGCGCTTTCTGTAAATGCGATTACCGCGTATTTTACGATAATAAATGTAAATCCCAGAGCGATACAACTAATGAATTTCGCCGTAATGACATTGCTTTCTATGATGATTTTCGCAATCGACAGCACAAATTTAGCAGGAAAAGCAACAATTTTGGCGATACTTTCGGCTCCTGCCGTATTGCTTTTGCTATTGGTGCCCAAAGCGCTTTATGATGACAGAATTGTTCAAAAGGTTGTTTATTGA
- the fliQ gene encoding flagellar biosynthesis protein FliQ → MNTALVLDLGYQTLLLILMLSGPLLLAGLVVGLAVGVFQATTQINEMTLTFIPKIASIFGLVILLLPWMATQLITYSINLLNLFTTLMR, encoded by the coding sequence ATGAATACCGCGCTTGTTCTCGATTTAGGGTATCAGACCTTGCTTTTGATACTGATGCTTTCCGGACCGCTTTTGCTTGCGGGGCTTGTTGTCGGGCTTGCGGTCGGCGTTTTTCAGGCGACAACGCAAATCAACGAAATGACGCTTACTTTTATTCCGAAAATCGCCTCCATATTCGGACTTGTGATACTTCTTCTTCCTTGGATGGCTACACAGCTCATAACTTATAGCATAAATCTGTTAAATTTATTTACTACGCTTATGAGGTAA
- a CDS encoding ABC transporter ATP-binding protein, protein MITVKEICKKFGDKEILGEVSLTVSAGEVVGLVGLNGVGKTTLLRLILGILNVDSGHSEILGEIPTPKNSKILRKTGIILDNDGFNGNFTFVENMQFFAKIKGVESADLQEYIDKNWSQMQQKNNRPVKLFSKGERMQCAIARAFLGDPKAIILDEPTTGLDYEQCDKFFEMVKNAQANGAATIISSHNFFALDKLCTKVIELKNAKLKDISDGFFNNI, encoded by the coding sequence ATGATAACTGTTAAAGAAATCTGCAAAAAATTCGGCGACAAAGAAATATTGGGCGAAGTTTCGCTGACTGTTTCGGCAGGCGAAGTAGTCGGACTTGTCGGCTTAAACGGTGTAGGAAAAACCACGCTTTTGCGTCTTATTTTAGGGATTTTGAACGTTGACAGCGGACACAGCGAAATTTTAGGCGAAATTCCAACTCCGAAAAACAGCAAAATTCTGCGAAAAACGGGTATTATCTTAGATAACGACGGTTTCAACGGTAATTTTACCTTTGTAGAAAATATGCAATTTTTCGCTAAAATAAAGGGAGTAGAAAGCGCAGACTTGCAAGAATACATCGATAAAAATTGGTCGCAAATGCAACAAAAAAACAATCGCCCCGTAAAATTATTCTCCAAAGGCGAAAGAATGCAATGCGCGATAGCAAGAGCATTTCTGGGCGACCCGAAAGCAATAATTTTAGACGAGCCGACCACGGGTTTGGATTACGAGCAATGCGACAAATTTTTTGAAATGGTAAAAAACGCACAGGCAAATGGGGCGGCTACAATAATAAGTTCGCACAATTTTTTTGCACTCGACAAACTTTGCACAAAAGTAATAGAATTAAAAAACGCAAAACTAAAGGATATAAGCGATGGATTTTTTAACAATATTTAA